From a region of the Microbacterium sp. nov. GSS16 genome:
- a CDS encoding Bug family tripartite tricarboxylate transporter substrate binding protein: MKKSRSALVAIAAVAALALAGCSSQNAAPASDSDAKGDASSFTDVSLIVPADPGGGWDQTGRAMAKVLTDGDIVGSAPVTNVGGAGGTVGLAQLANQKDPATLMVMGLVMVGAIETNASKVRLEDTTPIARLTDEPLVVVVPESSKYDTLEDLVDDIVEKGQEITVTGGSAGGADHILAGLLLEEAGVDGADIPAKLNYTPNSGGGEAVSLLVGNKVAAGISGVGEFLQYIEDGSMRALAVSSAEPVESLPDVPTITDAGYNLVLTNWRGVVAPGDISDADRDELERIVTEMHESKAWTSELETKGWADAFLAGDEFDAFLEESIADVTGTLENIGLI, translated from the coding sequence ATGAAGAAGTCACGCTCAGCTCTGGTCGCCATCGCCGCAGTCGCGGCACTGGCTCTCGCCGGATGCTCGTCGCAGAATGCCGCACCCGCATCGGATTCCGACGCGAAGGGCGACGCATCGTCGTTCACGGACGTCTCGCTCATCGTCCCCGCAGATCCGGGTGGCGGATGGGATCAGACGGGTCGGGCGATGGCGAAGGTGCTCACCGACGGCGACATCGTCGGATCGGCTCCGGTCACCAACGTCGGCGGCGCCGGCGGCACCGTCGGCCTCGCGCAGCTCGCGAACCAGAAGGATCCGGCAACGCTCATGGTCATGGGGCTGGTGATGGTCGGCGCGATCGAGACGAATGCCTCGAAGGTGCGCCTCGAGGACACCACGCCCATCGCCCGCCTCACCGACGAACCTCTCGTGGTCGTCGTGCCCGAGAGCTCGAAGTACGACACCCTCGAGGATCTCGTCGACGACATCGTCGAAAAGGGCCAGGAGATCACGGTCACCGGCGGCTCCGCGGGTGGCGCCGACCACATCCTCGCCGGTCTGCTGCTCGAAGAGGCGGGGGTCGACGGGGCCGACATCCCGGCGAAGCTGAACTACACGCCGAACTCCGGCGGTGGCGAGGCCGTCTCGCTGCTCGTCGGCAACAAGGTGGCCGCAGGCATCTCGGGAGTGGGAGAGTTCCTGCAGTACATCGAGGACGGCTCGATGCGCGCGCTCGCCGTCTCGTCGGCGGAACCCGTCGAATCGCTGCCCGACGTGCCCACCATCACTGACGCCGGGTACAACCTCGTGCTGACGAACTGGCGAGGCGTGGTCGCCCCCGGCGACATCTCCGACGCCGACCGTGACGAACTCGAGCGCATCGTGACCGAGATGCACGAGTCGAAGGCGTGGACGTCGGAGCTCGAGACGAAGGGGTGGGCGGATGCCTTCCTCGCGGGCGACGAGTTCGACGCCTTCCTCGAAGAGAGCATCGCCGACGTCACCGGGACGCTCGAGAACATCGGACTGATCTGA
- a CDS encoding FAS1-like dehydratase domain-containing protein, with protein MPVNSELVGREFPPTAPYLVGREKVREFARAVFADAPQHIDVDAARAAGYSDVVAPPTFPMVIQDLTLQQLLSEPDSGIVLARTIHAEQRFRYTRPIVAGDELTAQLAVTGIRSMGGNAMITSEASITDAAGAHVVTAVSVLLVGSDSEGEAA; from the coding sequence GTGCCCGTGAACAGTGAACTGGTCGGCAGGGAGTTCCCGCCGACGGCCCCGTACCTCGTCGGCCGTGAGAAAGTGCGCGAGTTCGCCCGCGCCGTCTTCGCCGACGCCCCGCAGCACATCGATGTCGACGCGGCTCGTGCCGCAGGCTACTCCGATGTCGTGGCGCCGCCCACATTCCCGATGGTGATCCAGGACCTCACTCTGCAGCAGCTGCTCAGCGAGCCCGACTCGGGCATCGTCCTCGCGCGCACGATCCACGCCGAGCAGCGCTTCCGGTACACGCGACCGATCGTCGCCGGAGACGAGCTCACCGCGCAGCTGGCCGTCACGGGCATCCGGTCGATGGGCGGCAACGCGATGATCACGAGCGAGGCGAGCATCACCGATGCCGCGGGCGCGCACGTCGTCACGGCCGTCAGCGTGCTGCTGGTCGGCTCCGACAGCGAAGGGGAGGCCGCGTGA
- a CDS encoding DNA-directed RNA polymerase subunit alpha, translating to MLIAQRPTLNEEKISENRSRFIIEPLEPGFGYTIGNALRRSLLSSIPGASVTTIRIDGVLHEFSTIPGVKEDVTEIILNIKQLVVSSERDEPITAYLRKTGAGEVTAADISAPAGVEVHNPDLVIATLNDTARFELELTIERGRGYVSAAQNRNEYAEAGQIPVDSIYSPVLKVSYRVDATRAGERTDFDKLVLDVETKSSILPRDAVASAAKTLTELFGLARELNVEAEGIEIGPAPVEAVLSSELSMPIEDLDLSVRSYNCLKREGINTVSELVALSETQLMNIRNFGQKSVDEVRDKLVSLGLSLKDSVPGFDGAHFYSAGEDESF from the coding sequence GTGCTCATTGCACAGCGTCCCACTCTCAACGAGGAAAAGATCTCCGAGAACCGCAGCCGGTTCATCATCGAGCCCCTGGAGCCCGGTTTCGGATACACGATCGGCAACGCTCTGCGTCGCAGCCTTCTCTCGTCGATCCCCGGCGCATCGGTCACCACCATTCGCATCGACGGCGTGCTGCACGAGTTCAGCACGATCCCCGGTGTGAAGGAGGACGTCACCGAGATCATCCTCAACATCAAGCAGCTGGTCGTCTCCAGCGAGCGCGACGAGCCCATCACCGCGTACCTGCGCAAGACGGGCGCCGGCGAGGTCACCGCAGCCGACATCTCCGCTCCGGCGGGCGTCGAGGTGCACAACCCCGACCTGGTCATCGCGACGCTCAACGACACCGCTCGCTTCGAGCTCGAGCTGACCATCGAGCGCGGCCGCGGCTACGTCTCGGCAGCACAGAACCGCAACGAGTACGCAGAGGCCGGTCAGATCCCGGTCGACTCGATCTACTCGCCGGTCCTCAAGGTCAGCTACCGCGTCGACGCCACCCGTGCCGGTGAGCGCACCGACTTCGACAAGCTCGTGCTGGACGTCGAGACCAAGTCGTCGATCCTCCCGCGCGACGCCGTCGCCTCCGCAGCCAAGACCCTCACCGAGCTGTTCGGCCTCGCCCGCGAGCTGAACGTCGAGGCCGAGGGCATCGAGATCGGCCCGGCGCCGGTCGAGGCTGTGCTCTCCAGCGAGCTCTCCATGCCGATCGAGGACCTCGATCTGTCGGTGCGCTCGTACAACTGCCTCAAGCGCGAGGGCATCAACACCGTCTCGGAGCTGGTCGCCCTCTCGGAGACGCAGCTGATGAACATCCGCAATTTCGGACAGAAGTCGGTCGACGAGGTGCGCGACAAGCTCGTCTCGCTCGGTCTGTCGCTGAAGGATTCGGTGCCCGGTTTCGACGGCGCCCACTTCTACAGCGCAGGCGAAGACGAGTCCTTCTGA
- the rplQ gene encoding 50S ribosomal protein L17 → MPKPTKGPRLGGGPAHERLLLANLAAALFTHKSIKTTETKAKRLRPLAERLITLGKRGDLHARRRALTVLRSNKDAAHVLFNEIAPLVADRQGGYTRITKVGNRKGDNAPMAVIELVLEPVTPKRKAAKPAAKAEAPKAEKVEEAPVEETTEAPVETAEETTEAPAEEKAE, encoded by the coding sequence ATGCCCAAGCCCACCAAGGGTCCCCGCCTCGGAGGCGGCCCCGCACACGAGCGCCTTCTTCTCGCGAACCTCGCGGCAGCGCTGTTCACCCACAAGTCGATCAAGACGACCGAGACCAAGGCGAAGCGCCTGCGTCCGCTCGCCGAGCGCCTGATCACGCTCGGCAAGCGCGGCGACCTGCACGCGCGTCGTCGTGCGCTCACCGTGCTGCGCTCGAACAAGGACGCCGCGCACGTGCTGTTCAACGAGATCGCTCCGCTGGTCGCCGACCGTCAGGGTGGCTACACCCGCATCACGAAGGTCGGCAACCGCAAGGGTGACAACGCCCCCATGGCCGTGATCGAGCTCGTCCTCGAGCCCGTCACCCCGAAGCGCAAGGCTGCGAAGCCCGCCGCCAAGGCCGAGGCGCCCAAGGCCGAGAAGGTCGAGGAGGCTCCCGTCGAGGAGACCACCGAGGCTCCGGTCGAGACCGCCGAGGAGACCACCGAGGCTCCCGCCGAGGAGAAGGCCGAGTAA
- a CDS encoding PAS domain-containing protein, protein MASRMMRASQMRHSGMTLRVQLILLQALIVSVVTLIAGVTAGVIQAHTVRDAYEDRMLAVAQSIASMPVVLDAFDDANPSATVQPLAETIRRASDLTYVVVADANGIRFSHPNPERIGQKVSTDASVPLSGEIYMGTQTGTLGPSWRVKVPVFDGSDVIGTVSVGILESQGTGEFVGNLTWIIGAMLAAVVLGLFGSAWVTSVIRRRIHLLEPHEITALVRNQETTLHGLSEGVITVDASGTITLANDAAARLLGAEASELTGARAADVLDDELRAVLRDGEDAGRPVIVGSHVLVARGTGARQGGEAVDATLLLRDHTELHDVVRRVEAADAIIAFRRRAGLPKGLSAETLDRVVTALDEHPDTSAAELGEVLGMSRVSARRYLEHLASTGRAVRTLDYSTKGRPGTRYRIIETVSQTVRD, encoded by the coding sequence GTGGCCTCGAGGATGATGCGCGCGTCGCAGATGAGGCACAGCGGGATGACGCTGCGGGTGCAGCTGATCCTGCTGCAGGCGCTGATCGTCTCGGTCGTGACGCTCATCGCCGGCGTGACGGCCGGCGTCATCCAGGCGCACACGGTTCGCGACGCATACGAAGACCGCATGCTGGCGGTGGCGCAGTCGATCGCGTCAATGCCCGTGGTGCTCGATGCGTTCGACGACGCGAACCCGTCGGCGACCGTGCAGCCGCTGGCCGAGACCATCCGCCGGGCATCCGATCTCACGTATGTCGTCGTCGCCGACGCGAACGGCATCCGCTTCTCTCATCCGAATCCGGAGCGGATCGGGCAGAAGGTCTCGACCGATGCCTCGGTGCCGCTCTCGGGCGAGATCTACATGGGCACGCAGACCGGCACGCTCGGCCCGTCATGGCGTGTGAAGGTGCCGGTGTTCGACGGCTCCGATGTGATCGGCACGGTCTCGGTCGGCATCCTCGAGTCGCAGGGCACAGGCGAGTTCGTCGGGAATCTCACCTGGATCATCGGCGCGATGCTGGCCGCAGTCGTGCTGGGGCTCTTCGGCTCGGCGTGGGTGACCTCGGTGATCAGACGGCGTATCCACCTGCTCGAGCCGCACGAGATCACCGCGCTCGTGCGCAATCAGGAGACGACGCTGCACGGCCTCAGCGAGGGTGTCATCACGGTCGACGCCTCAGGCACCATCACCCTGGCGAACGATGCCGCGGCCCGGCTGCTGGGAGCGGAGGCGAGCGAGCTCACCGGCGCTCGTGCGGCCGATGTGCTCGACGACGAGCTGCGCGCGGTGCTCCGTGACGGTGAGGACGCGGGTCGTCCGGTGATCGTCGGCAGTCACGTGCTGGTCGCCCGCGGCACCGGTGCGCGGCAGGGCGGCGAGGCGGTGGATGCCACTCTGCTGCTGCGCGATCACACCGAGCTGCACGATGTCGTGCGCCGGGTCGAGGCGGCCGACGCCATCATCGCCTTCCGACGCCGTGCCGGCCTTCCCAAGGGCCTCAGCGCCGAGACCCTCGACCGCGTCGTCACCGCTCTGGACGAGCACCCCGACACGTCAGCCGCCGAGCTCGGCGAGGTGCTCGGGATGTCGAGGGTGAGCGCGCGGCGCTATCTCGAGCACCTCGCGAGCACCGGCCGTGCCGTGCGCACGCTGGACTATTCGACCAAGGGGCGCCCCGGCACCCGCTATCGGATCATTGAGACGGTGTCTCAGACCGTGCGAGACTGA
- the infA gene encoding translation initiation factor IF-1 yields the protein MAKKDGVIEIEGVISEALPNAMFRVELSNGHKVLATISGKMRQNYIRIIPEDRVVVELSPYDLTRGRIVYRYR from the coding sequence ATGGCTAAGAAAGACGGTGTCATCGAGATCGAGGGCGTCATTTCCGAGGCTCTGCCCAACGCGATGTTCCGCGTTGAGCTCAGCAACGGACACAAGGTGCTCGCCACGATCTCCGGAAAGATGCGGCAGAACTACATCCGCATCATCCCCGAGGACCGCGTGGTCGTGGAGCTCTCGCCCTACGACCTGACCCGCGGTCGGATCGTCTACCGCTACCGCTGA
- a CDS encoding tripartite tricarboxylate transporter TctB family protein, with protein MNAPHPGATERAEETRPAQRVPVGELVFALLMLALGAFALIGAFSIHVPVGVKVGPTIFPIFVSIVLLGSAVAVLVSVLRGNRAELEEGEDIDPEAKTDWLTLAKIVGAVVAHLLLIDLIGWAPAAALLFGIVAWSLGARRWWLAFIIGLALSLVVQVVFGGLMGLSLPWGPALGWLGGMF; from the coding sequence ATGAACGCCCCGCACCCCGGGGCGACTGAGCGGGCCGAGGAGACTCGGCCCGCTCAGCGGGTTCCCGTCGGAGAACTCGTCTTCGCCCTGCTCATGCTCGCCCTCGGCGCGTTCGCGCTCATCGGGGCCTTCTCGATCCACGTTCCCGTCGGCGTGAAAGTCGGTCCGACGATCTTCCCGATCTTCGTGTCGATCGTGCTGCTCGGCTCTGCGGTCGCTGTGCTCGTCTCGGTGCTGCGTGGAAACCGCGCCGAGCTCGAAGAGGGAGAGGACATCGACCCCGAGGCGAAGACCGACTGGCTCACCCTCGCGAAGATCGTGGGGGCCGTCGTCGCGCATCTGCTGCTCATCGACCTCATCGGGTGGGCGCCGGCGGCGGCGCTGCTCTTCGGGATCGTCGCGTGGTCGCTGGGCGCCAGGCGCTGGTGGCTCGCCTTCATCATCGGCCTGGCGCTGAGCCTCGTCGTGCAGGTCGTCTTCGGCGGACTGATGGGGCTCTCGCTGCCCTGGGGACCGGCGCTCGGATGGCTCGGAGGGATGTTCTGA
- the rpsK gene encoding 30S ribosomal protein S11 encodes MAAPKAAARKPRRKEKKNIALGQAHIKSTFNNTIVSITDPSGAVISWASSGGVGFKGSRKSTPYAAGMAAESAARQAAEHGVKKVDVFVKGPGSGRETAIRSLQAAGLEVGSIQDVTPQAHNGCRPPKRRRV; translated from the coding sequence ATGGCTGCACCCAAGGCCGCCGCGCGCAAGCCGCGCCGCAAGGAGAAGAAGAACATCGCGCTGGGCCAGGCCCACATCAAGTCGACGTTCAACAACACCATCGTCTCGATCACCGACCCGTCCGGCGCTGTCATCAGCTGGGCCTCGTCGGGTGGCGTGGGCTTCAAGGGCTCCCGCAAGTCGACCCCGTACGCCGCCGGCATGGCAGCGGAGTCTGCTGCCCGCCAGGCAGCGGAGCACGGCGTCAAGAAGGTCGACGTCTTCGTGAAGGGTCCGGGCTCGGGCCGCGAGACCGCGATCCGCTCGCTGCAGGCCGCCGGCCTCGAGGTGGGATCCATTCAGGATGTCACCCCGCAGGCGCACAACGGCTGCCGCCCGCCGAAGCGCCGCCGCGTCTGA
- a CDS encoding sulfite exporter TauE/SafE family protein, whose amino-acid sequence MNAEHQAITRGPRAYLSFIGIGLAAGLLSGLFGVGGGTVIVPLLVLLLSFGQRISAGTSLAAIVPTASVGVISYAMSGSVAWLPALILAAGAVVGAQIGSRLLPRVSQTALRWGFVAFLLVVIVSLFIVIPSRAAEFELGWLNGIALVAVGVVTGVIAGLIGVGGGVVVVPVLMLGFGTSDLVAKGTSLLMMIPTAVSGTIGNLRHHNVDLVAAALIGVSACTTTALGAWLATMIDPFAGNILFAAYLVVIAVQMALKALRSRTR is encoded by the coding sequence GTGAACGCAGAGCACCAGGCCATCACCCGGGGGCCCCGCGCCTACCTCTCCTTCATCGGCATCGGGCTTGCAGCGGGCCTGCTCTCGGGGCTGTTCGGGGTGGGAGGCGGCACGGTGATCGTGCCGCTGCTGGTGCTGCTGCTCAGCTTCGGTCAGCGGATCTCAGCCGGCACGTCGCTGGCGGCGATCGTCCCGACTGCGAGCGTCGGCGTCATCTCGTACGCGATGTCGGGCTCGGTGGCATGGCTCCCCGCGCTGATCCTCGCCGCCGGCGCGGTGGTGGGTGCGCAGATCGGCTCGCGGCTGCTTCCCCGCGTCTCGCAGACAGCCCTGCGCTGGGGCTTCGTCGCCTTCCTGCTCGTCGTCATCGTGAGCCTCTTCATCGTGATCCCCTCACGGGCCGCCGAATTCGAGCTCGGCTGGCTCAACGGCATCGCGCTCGTGGCGGTCGGCGTGGTCACCGGCGTCATCGCGGGACTGATCGGCGTGGGCGGCGGGGTGGTCGTCGTCCCCGTTCTCATGCTCGGCTTCGGCACGAGCGACCTCGTCGCCAAGGGCACCTCCCTGCTGATGATGATCCCGACAGCCGTCTCTGGGACCATCGGCAATCTGCGTCACCACAACGTCGACCTGGTGGCGGCCGCCCTGATCGGCGTCTCCGCCTGCACGACGACCGCGCTCGGCGCCTGGCTCGCGACGATGATCGACCCGTTCGCCGGCAACATCCTCTTCGCGGCGTATCTCGTCGTGATCGCCGTGCAGATGGCGCTGAAGGCACTGCGGTCGCGCACCCGCTGA
- a CDS encoding tripartite tricarboxylate transporter permease yields the protein MDSWTLLLEGFATALQPQYLVFAFFGVLVGTAVGVLPGIGPAMTVALLLPLTYTLDPTAALITFAGIYYGGMYGGSTTSILLNTPGESASIVTAIEGNRMAKLGRGAAALATAAIGSFIAGTIATVGLTLLAPVLAQFAVNLGPADYVALIVIAFVTVGALIGSSVPRGMTSLGVGLFLGLVGTDTLTAQQRYTLGLLPLSDGIDIVLVAVGLFAVGETLYIAARLRHGGIDVIPVTGGWRSWMTKSDWKRSWKPWLRGTAIGFPIGTIPAGGADVATFLSYATERKLSKHKKEFGHGAIEGVAGPESANNAAAAGVLVPLLTLGLPTTATAAIILVAFQAYGLQPGPQLFQTQPALVWALVASLYLGNVILIVLNLPLVGMWVKLLQIPRPYLYAGILLFAAFGAYALNFAVVDILILAVIGVPGYFMRRFGYPVAPLVVGMILGPMGEEYLRKALQLSQGDLSTLVAQPFAATAYAVLAALVAGGLWLRRRQRRYEQALTESIAVPIKADQEV from the coding sequence ATGGACAGCTGGACTCTTCTTCTCGAGGGCTTCGCGACCGCGCTGCAGCCGCAGTACCTCGTCTTCGCGTTCTTCGGTGTGCTGGTCGGCACGGCCGTCGGGGTGCTGCCCGGCATCGGACCGGCCATGACGGTGGCGCTGCTGCTGCCGCTGACCTACACCCTCGACCCGACGGCCGCTCTCATCACCTTCGCCGGCATCTACTACGGCGGGATGTACGGCGGCTCGACCACCAGCATCCTGCTCAACACCCCGGGCGAGTCCGCCTCGATCGTGACCGCGATCGAGGGCAACAGGATGGCCAAGCTCGGCCGCGGCGCGGCCGCGCTCGCGACAGCGGCGATCGGCTCGTTCATCGCCGGCACGATCGCGACCGTGGGCCTCACGCTGCTCGCCCCGGTGCTGGCCCAGTTCGCGGTGAACCTCGGCCCTGCCGACTACGTCGCGCTCATCGTCATCGCGTTCGTCACCGTCGGCGCACTGATCGGCAGCTCGGTGCCGCGAGGCATGACGTCGCTCGGCGTCGGCCTCTTCCTGGGCCTGGTCGGCACCGACACGCTGACCGCTCAGCAGCGCTACACGCTGGGGCTGCTGCCCCTGTCGGACGGCATCGACATCGTGCTCGTCGCCGTCGGCCTGTTCGCCGTCGGAGAGACGCTGTACATCGCCGCGCGTCTGCGACACGGCGGGATCGACGTCATCCCGGTCACCGGCGGGTGGCGCAGCTGGATGACGAAGAGCGACTGGAAGCGCTCGTGGAAGCCGTGGCTGCGCGGCACCGCGATCGGCTTCCCGATCGGCACCATCCCGGCGGGCGGCGCCGACGTCGCGACCTTCCTCTCGTACGCCACCGAGCGCAAGCTGTCGAAGCACAAAAAGGAGTTCGGACACGGCGCCATCGAGGGCGTCGCCGGACCCGAATCCGCCAACAACGCCGCAGCGGCCGGGGTCCTCGTGCCGCTGCTGACGCTGGGGCTGCCGACCACGGCGACCGCGGCGATCATCCTGGTCGCCTTCCAGGCGTACGGTCTGCAGCCCGGGCCGCAGCTGTTCCAGACCCAGCCCGCTCTCGTGTGGGCGCTGGTGGCGAGCCTGTACCTCGGCAACGTCATCCTCATCGTGCTGAACCTGCCGCTGGTGGGGATGTGGGTGAAGCTGCTGCAGATCCCGCGCCCCTATCTCTACGCGGGCATCCTGCTGTTCGCCGCCTTCGGAGCCTACGCGCTGAACTTCGCGGTCGTCGACATCCTCATCCTCGCGGTCATCGGCGTGCCCGGGTACTTCATGCGCCGCTTCGGGTACCCCGTGGCTCCGCTGGTCGTCGGCATGATCCTGGGCCCGATGGGGGAGGAGTATCTGCGCAAGGCGCTGCAGCTGAGCCAGGGCGACCTGTCGACGCTGGTCGCGCAGCCGTTCGCGGCCACCGCGTACGCGGTGCTCGCGGCGCTGGTCGCGGGCGGACTCTGGCTGCGGCGTCGACAGCGCCGCTACGAGCAGGCGCTGACCGAGTCGATCGCCGTTCCTATCAAGGCCGACCAGGAGGTCTGA
- the rpsM gene encoding 30S ribosomal protein S13, with product MARLAGVDIPRDKRVVIALTYIYGIGRTRSVEILKATEIDESIRVKDLTDEQLVALRDHIEGNYKVEGDLRREVAADIRRKVEIGSYEGLRHRRGLPVRGQRTKTNARTRKGPKRTVAGKKKAR from the coding sequence ATGGCACGTCTTGCCGGCGTTGACATCCCGCGCGACAAGCGCGTGGTGATCGCCCTCACCTACATCTACGGCATCGGCCGCACCCGCTCCGTCGAGATCCTCAAGGCGACCGAGATCGACGAGTCGATCCGCGTCAAGGACCTCACCGACGAGCAGCTCGTCGCCCTGCGCGACCACATCGAAGGCAACTACAAGGTGGAGGGTGACCTGCGCCGCGAGGTCGCCGCCGACATCCGCCGCAAGGTCGAGATCGGCTCCTACGAGGGCCTGCGTCACCGCCGCGGCCTTCCGGTCCGCGGTCAGCGCACCAAGACCAACGCGCGTACCCGCAAGGGCCCGAAGCGCACCGTCGCCGGCAAGAAGAAGGCCCGCTAA
- a CDS encoding MaoC/PaaZ C-terminal domain-containing protein, with protein sequence MAEFTVGDVIAERIVHLTRESLVRYAGASGDFNPIHYRDDVAAAVGLPGVLAHGMLTMGIASSVVLSALPADTRVVDYGVRFTKPVVVDAEAGADVQIVAKVGAVDEVAARIDLTVKAAETTVLVKAQLRVAL encoded by the coding sequence ATGGCCGAGTTCACGGTCGGTGACGTCATCGCCGAGCGCATCGTGCACCTCACCCGCGAATCGCTCGTGCGCTACGCCGGCGCCTCCGGCGACTTCAACCCGATCCACTACCGCGATGACGTGGCCGCCGCGGTGGGCCTCCCCGGCGTACTCGCGCACGGGATGCTGACCATGGGCATCGCCTCGTCGGTCGTGCTCTCCGCTCTGCCCGCCGACACGCGCGTGGTCGACTACGGCGTCCGCTTCACCAAGCCGGTCGTGGTCGACGCCGAGGCGGGCGCCGACGTGCAGATCGTCGCGAAGGTCGGCGCCGTCGATGAGGTCGCTGCGCGCATCGATCTCACCGTGAAGGCGGCCGAGACGACCGTGCTCGTGAAGGCCCAGCTGCGGGTCGCGCTCTGA
- a CDS encoding AMP-binding protein, with the protein MLRSPLPDVEIPAVSIYDYLFSDLDESTLDTVAIVDGTTGGETTYRQLIAQIGLFAGALAARGIVVGDRVGVLCPNVPAFATVFHGILRAGATATTINSLYTADEIANQLADAGAEWLVTVSPLLAGARAAATQRGIADDHLIVLDGAAGHPGLRDLLGEGHAAPDVSFDPATHLAVLPYSSGTTGRPKGVMLTHRNLIANVAQARAMLSVDDTDRVLAVLPFFHIYGMTVLLNFALRQRAGLVTMPKFDLLEFLRIISEHRTTWVFVAPPIAVALAKHPVVDQYDLSAVKVIFSGAAPLDGGLAAAVAARLGCEVVQGYGMTETSPAVNLIPAGRPEIDKSSIGPLVPNTEARLVDPDTGADVQVPADGHSAPGELWVRGPQVMVGYLNRPDATAEMLDADGWLHTGDIATAASDGTFRIVDRLKELIKYKGYQVAPAVLEAVLLEHPLVADAAVIGAQDEDGQEVPKAFVVAQQDATLTAEDVMTFVASKVAPHEKVRQVEFIDGIPKSASGKILRKDLRARQAG; encoded by the coding sequence ATGCTTCGCAGCCCTCTGCCCGACGTCGAGATCCCGGCGGTGTCGATCTACGATTACCTGTTCTCCGACCTCGACGAGTCGACGCTCGACACCGTCGCGATCGTCGACGGCACGACCGGCGGCGAGACCACCTACCGCCAGCTGATCGCACAGATCGGGCTGTTCGCGGGCGCCCTGGCCGCCCGTGGCATCGTCGTCGGCGACCGGGTGGGGGTGCTCTGCCCGAACGTCCCGGCATTCGCCACGGTGTTCCACGGCATCCTGCGTGCCGGAGCCACCGCCACCACGATCAACTCCCTCTACACAGCAGACGAGATCGCGAACCAGCTGGCCGATGCCGGCGCGGAGTGGCTGGTGACGGTGTCGCCCCTGCTCGCCGGCGCGAGGGCTGCGGCGACGCAGCGCGGCATCGCCGACGACCACCTGATCGTGCTCGACGGCGCGGCCGGGCATCCGGGTCTGCGCGATCTGCTCGGCGAGGGACACGCCGCCCCCGACGTGTCGTTCGACCCGGCGACCCATCTCGCTGTGCTGCCCTACTCGTCGGGCACGACGGGGCGACCCAAGGGCGTCATGCTCACCCACCGCAACCTCATCGCCAACGTCGCCCAGGCCCGGGCGATGCTGAGCGTCGACGACACCGATCGCGTGCTCGCCGTGCTGCCGTTCTTCCACATCTACGGCATGACCGTGCTGCTGAACTTCGCGCTGCGTCAGCGCGCGGGGCTCGTCACCATGCCGAAGTTCGACCTTCTCGAGTTCCTGCGCATCATCTCCGAGCATCGCACGACATGGGTGTTCGTCGCGCCGCCGATCGCCGTCGCCCTGGCCAAGCATCCCGTCGTCGATCAGTACGATTTGTCGGCGGTCAAGGTGATCTTCTCGGGCGCGGCTCCGCTCGACGGCGGACTCGCCGCCGCCGTCGCGGCCCGCCTCGGCTGCGAGGTGGTGCAGGGCTACGGAATGACCGAGACCAGCCCGGCCGTCAACCTGATCCCGGCAGGGCGTCCTGAGATCGACAAGTCGTCGATCGGGCCGCTCGTGCCGAACACCGAGGCACGACTCGTCGATCCCGACACGGGTGCGGACGTGCAGGTTCCCGCCGACGGCCACAGCGCCCCCGGCGAGCTGTGGGTGCGCGGGCCGCAGGTCATGGTCGGCTACCTCAACCGACCGGATGCCACGGCCGAGATGCTCGATGCCGATGGATGGCTGCACACCGGAGACATCGCGACGGCTGCTTCCGACGGCACGTTCCGGATCGTCGACCGCCTCAAGGAGCTGATCAAGTACAAGGGCTACCAGGTGGCGCCGGCGGTGCTCGAGGCGGTGCTGCTCGAGCATCCGCTGGTCGCGGACGCGGCCGTGATCGGCGCTCAGGACGAGGACGGCCAGGAGGTGCCGAAGGCGTTCGTCGTCGCACAGCAGGATGCGACGCTCACTGCGGAGGATGTCATGACGTTCGTGGCGTCGAAGGTCGCACCGCACGAGAAGGTGCGGCAGGTGGAGTTCATCGACGGGATCCCGAAGTCGGCATCCGGCAAGATCCTGCGGAAGGATCTGCGCGCACGACAGGCCGGTTGA
- the rpmJ gene encoding 50S ribosomal protein L36 yields the protein MKVNPSVKPICDHCRVIRRHGRVMVICKSNPRHKQRQG from the coding sequence ATGAAGGTCAACCCCAGCGTCAAGCCCATCTGCGACCACTGCCGCGTGATCCGTCGTCACGGTCGCGTCATGGTCATCTGCAAGTCGAACCCGCGTCACAAGCAGCGCCAGGGCTGA